In the Spirochaetales bacterium genome, one interval contains:
- a CDS encoding O-antigen ligase family protein, whose protein sequence is MSPNIALFACIVFVTIVFIIDLRIHKRYSLKLIVPFIWLLYSSTGRSLAYWLNPAQTIATDFDISAGSPIDRNFLILLMFLSIIILIKNNINIQEIIRKNLALILLFLYMLISIIWSDYKDISIKRWIRIVGDIIVSMVVLTDDDPMEALCAIFRWSAYIVFPFSIICIKYFRYIGVAFTQDGLTQMWVGITIHKNSLGVVTAIFLTNFVFSMITEKNKKAKRLYIVFILLGLYLLGGSSDSRSNTSVLIFIISLVLMFVLFRSKKDINRIMRISITAFILFYLEETITGAFFDKTLLEVIVESSGRDMTFSGRIGIWTLLIQISLRHWLFGPGFGAFWYINLTNPLFNVYSFVLNSSHNGYINIYLELGLAGFVIFILVLLQSYKNIIVLSKKDKYNLIYSRLRLILLIMILIHNMSESTFIVPTSFLWGIFLLTVVTVNRDSTKTIESP, encoded by the coding sequence ATGAGTCCAAATATAGCATTATTTGCCTGTATTGTTTTTGTTACCATTGTCTTTATTATCGATTTGCGAATACACAAACGCTATTCTTTGAAGCTGATTGTGCCGTTCATATGGCTGTTATACAGCAGTACGGGAAGATCGTTGGCTTATTGGTTAAATCCCGCTCAAACCATCGCTACGGATTTCGATATCTCGGCCGGAAGCCCAATAGACAGAAATTTTCTCATTCTTTTGATGTTTTTGAGTATTATCATCCTGATTAAAAACAATATTAATATACAGGAAATTATTAGGAAAAATCTTGCCTTGATCCTGCTGTTTTTATACATGTTAATCAGTATTATATGGTCGGATTATAAAGATATATCGATAAAGCGGTGGATCAGAATTGTCGGAGATATCATCGTCAGTATGGTCGTCCTGACGGACGATGATCCCATGGAAGCGCTCTGTGCCATATTCCGGTGGTCCGCTTATATTGTATTTCCTTTTTCGATTATATGCATTAAGTATTTCAGGTATATCGGCGTTGCCTTTACACAAGACGGCCTTACACAGATGTGGGTTGGAATTACCATTCACAAGAATTCTCTCGGTGTTGTAACGGCAATTTTCCTGACGAATTTCGTTTTCTCTATGATTACAGAAAAAAATAAAAAAGCGAAAAGACTGTATATCGTATTTATCCTGCTGGGTCTGTACCTGCTGGGTGGTTCATCGGATTCGAGGAGTAACACATCGGTCCTGATATTTATCATAAGCCTCGTCCTCATGTTTGTCCTGTTTAGATCGAAAAAGGATATCAACAGGATAATGAGGATATCAATTACCGCTTTTATATTGTTTTATCTGGAAGAAACGATCACGGGTGCTTTTTTTGATAAAACGCTTCTGGAGGTTATTGTTGAATCGTCAGGGCGTGATATGACTTTTTCCGGACGTATCGGTATATGGACATTATTGATTCAAATTTCTTTACGCCATTGGCTGTTCGGGCCCGGTTTTGGGGCGTTCTGGTACATTAATTTAACAAATCCTTTGTTTAACGTTTATAGTTTTGTTTTAAATAGTTCTCATAATGGTTATATTAATATTTACTTGGAACTCGGCCTTGCCGGTTTTGTAATTTTTATACTTGTATTATTACAATCATATAAAAATATAATCGTATTATCGAAAAAAGATAAATATAATCTGATTTATTCGAGGCTTCGGTTGATTCTATTAATAATGATTTTAATTCATAACATGTCCGAGAGTACGTTTATTGTACCGACCAGTTTTTTATGGGGAATATTTTTATTGACGGTCGTTACGGTTAATCGCGATAGTACGAAAACAATCGAATCCCCCTGA